The following are encoded in a window of Castanea sativa cultivar Marrone di Chiusa Pesio chromosome 9, ASM4071231v1 genomic DNA:
- the LOC142611277 gene encoding putative pentatricopeptide repeat-containing protein At1g16830: MLWRYYRWSFLQSTPNRLFFIAPVLPLRFLSSPATVCVTNPTSQHKKFHENHRHFPEKNNKLFITLTHQIVHSTLLNCTSDLIALSFFLWCAKQPNYFHNTTAFDHMVGVVNRLMQRYETVGGVVWGLESIGCVPKAQTFLLLLRIYWRGGMYDMVFEAFEEMGCFGFEPNTFARNVIMDVLFKIGRVDVAIKVFKETQLPNFLTFNIALCNFRKLNDLVCVRKIFTMMLGMGYYPNVETFEMILNYFCKLGMLVEAYQVLGRMIILGIPLSVNAWSILVDGFCRLRRIDIACSLLEKMGKTGCSPNVVTYTTLIKGLMESKMIGDAFHVLNIMKSKGYAPDLVLCNVLIDCFSKVGRYDDAVDVFVNLETQKMAPDSYTFCSLLSTICLSKRFSLLPKLVHGLVIEADLVVCNALLIYFCNAGFPSLAVELYSDMLDRGLTPDKYSFVGLLSGLCGARRVDEAVNVYYGIIMNYPGQDAYIHTVITDELIKAGKFYKAIRLFRKAVVEKHPLDAVSYTVAIRGLLKSGRFGEACTLYNHMKEVNITPNAHTYNVMLYIFCRERDLKMVIELLQEMIDARIELSCNNYFRLCEFLCRPHNSNSAVNLLIEMRDLRLIPANAICVPLSDEHVQVLKVDVGSLLLKGYLENDLFVGTSGSEDLSDVAASVG; the protein is encoded by the coding sequence ATGTTATGGAGGTATTATAGATGGAGTTTCTTACAGTCAACCCCAAATCGCCTCTTCTTCATTGCACCAGTTCTGCCACTTCGTTTTCTCTCCTCGCCAGCAACGGTATGTGTAACTAACCCAACTAGCCAGCATAAAAAATTCCATGAAAATCATCGACATTTTCCCGAGAAAAATAACAAGCTGTTTATCACTCTCACTCACCAGATTGTACATTCCACCTTACTGAACTGCACTTCTGATTTGATTGCATTGAGCTTCTTTCTATGGTGTGCTAAGCAACCCAATTATTTCCATAATACCACTGCGTTTGACCACATGGTTGGTGTGGTTAACCGCCTTATGCAACGGTATGAGACGGTTGGAGGGGTTGTTTGGGGGTTAGAGAGTATTGGGTGTGTTCCAAAGgcacaaacttttttgcttttgttgagGATTTATTGGCGTGGAGGAATGTATGACATGGTTTTTGAGGCTTTTGAGGAAATGGGTTGCTTTGGTTTTGAGCCTAACACGTTTGCGCGTAATGTAATTATGGATGTATTGTTCAAGATTGGGCGTGTTGATGTAGCCATTAAGGTTTTTAAGGAGACCCAGTTGCctaattttttgacatttaATATTGCATTGTGTAATTTTCGTAAGTTGAATGATTTGGTTTGTGTTCGGAAGATTTTTACAATGATGTTGGGAATGGGGTATTACCCGAATGTTGAGACATTTGAGatgattttgaattatttttgcAAGTTGGGTATGTTAGTGGAGGCATATCAAGTGTTGGGTCGAATGATTATTTTGGGCATTCCATTATCTGTGAATGCATGGAGTATACTCGTTGATGGGTTTTGCCGGCTGCGTAGAATTGATATTGCGTGTAGTCTGTTGGAGAAGATGGGTAAGACTGGTTGTTCTCCAAATGTTGTAACATATACTACTTTAATAAAGGGGCTTATGGAATCAAAAATGATTGGTGATGCATTCCATGTTTTAAATATCATGAAATCCAAAGGTTATGCCCCTGACTTGGTTCTTTGTAATGTATTAATAGACTGTTTCTCCAAGGTTGGAAGGTATGATGATGCGGTTGATGTTTTTGTAAATTTAGAAACTCAAAAAATGGCACCTGATTCTTATACATTTTGTTCTTTGTTGTCTACCATATGTTTGTCTAAGAGGTTTTCTCTCTTACCCAAATTAGTCCATGGACTGGTCATAGAAGCAGACTTGGTGGTTTGTAATGCACtgctaatttatttttgtaacgCGGGGTTTCCAAGTCTTGCTGTGGAGTTATATAGTGATATGCTTGATAGAGGTTTAACGCCAGATAAGTATAGTTTTGTTGGATTACTTAGTGGACTATGTGGAGCGAGAAGAGTTGATGAAGCAGTTAATGTGTACTATGGGATCATCATGAATTATCCTGGTCAGGATGCTTACATCCACACTGTAATTACAGATGAGCTTATAAAGGCTGGTAAATTTTATAAAGCCATTAGATTATTTAGGAAAGCAGTTGTAGAGAAGCATCCACTTGATGCTGTATCATACACAGTTGCTATCCGTGGACTTCTTAAGAGTGGTAGATTTGGAGAGGCTTGCACCCTGTATAACCATATGAAGGAGGTCAATATAACTCCCAATGCACATACATATAATGTAATGCTCTATATTTTTTGTAGAGAAAGAGATCTTAAAATGGTGATAGAGTTGCTTCAAGAGATGATTGATGCAAGGATAGAACTCAGTTGTAATAATTACTTTAGGTTATGTGAGTTCCTTTGTAGACCCCACAATTCTAATTCAGCTGTTAATCTCTTAATTGAGATGAGAGATCTCAGGTTGATACCAGCTAATGCAATCTGTGTGCCTTTATCTGATGAACATGTCCAAGTTCTGAAAGTAGATGTTGGGAGCTTATTGTTAAAAGGATATTTGGAAAATGATCTGTTTGTGGGCACATCTGGCTCTGAGGACCTTTCTGATGTGGCTGCTTCAGTGGGTTGA